One stretch of Pseudomonas fluorescens Q2-87 DNA includes these proteins:
- a CDS encoding MFS transporter: MTTAPSSTTTPAQPARPLTRNDYKTLSLSALGGALEFYDFIIFVFFATVVGKLFFPADMPEWLRLMQTFGIFAAGYLARPLGGIVMAHFGDLLGRKKMFTLSIFMMAVPTLIMGLLPTYAQIGMWAPILLLLMRVIQGAAIGGEVPGAWVFVSEHVPARHIGYACGTLTCGLTAGILLGSLVATAINGIYTPVEVADYAWRIPFLLGGVFGLFSVYLRRWLHETPVFAELQLRKALAEEVPLKAVLRDHRGAITVSMLLTWLLSAGIIVIILMTPTVLQTVYHFSPTTALQANSLAIVFLSFGCIGAGVLADRFGAGRVFVFGSALLLITSWTFYHSLFDHPEWLFPLYALSGLLVGTIGAVPYVMVKAFPAVVRFSGLSFSYNLAYAIFGGLTPMVVTLLLKESPLGPAYYVAVICGIGILVGGYLWKNGR, from the coding sequence ATGACCACTGCGCCTTCGAGCACGACGACGCCCGCACAACCTGCACGTCCACTGACCCGCAACGATTACAAGACCCTGTCGCTTTCTGCCCTTGGCGGTGCGCTGGAGTTCTACGATTTCATCATTTTCGTGTTCTTTGCCACCGTGGTCGGCAAATTGTTCTTCCCCGCCGACATGCCCGAGTGGCTGCGCTTGATGCAGACCTTCGGCATTTTTGCCGCCGGTTACCTGGCCCGGCCATTGGGCGGCATCGTCATGGCCCACTTCGGCGACCTGCTGGGGCGCAAGAAAATGTTCACCCTGAGCATTTTCATGATGGCCGTGCCGACCCTGATCATGGGTTTGCTGCCCACTTACGCCCAGATCGGCATGTGGGCGCCCATCCTGCTGTTGCTGATGCGGGTGATCCAGGGCGCAGCCATTGGCGGCGAAGTGCCGGGTGCCTGGGTCTTCGTTTCCGAACACGTTCCTGCACGGCACATCGGCTATGCCTGCGGCACGCTGACTTGCGGCCTGACGGCGGGGATCCTCCTGGGTTCGTTGGTCGCGACCGCCATCAATGGCATCTACACACCGGTGGAAGTGGCGGATTACGCTTGGCGGATTCCGTTCCTGCTGGGCGGTGTGTTTGGCCTGTTCTCGGTGTACCTGCGCCGCTGGCTCCACGAAACCCCGGTTTTCGCCGAGCTGCAACTGCGCAAGGCCCTGGCCGAGGAAGTGCCGTTGAAGGCCGTGCTGCGTGACCATCGCGGCGCCATCACCGTTTCAATGCTGCTGACCTGGCTACTGTCGGCCGGCATCATCGTCATCATCCTGATGACCCCGACAGTGTTGCAGACCGTTTACCATTTCAGCCCGACCACCGCATTGCAGGCCAACAGCCTGGCGATTGTTTTCCTGAGCTTTGGCTGCATTGGCGCCGGCGTGCTGGCCGACCGCTTCGGCGCTGGGCGGGTGTTTGTGTTTGGCAGCGCGTTGCTGCTGATCACCTCTTGGACCTTCTATCACAGCCTGTTCGACCACCCCGAATGGCTGTTCCCGCTCTATGCGCTGAGTGGTCTGCTGGTGGGCACCATCGGCGCCGTGCCTTATGTCATGGTCAAGGCGTTCCCGGCCGTGGTTCGCTTCAGTGGCCTGTCGTTCTCCTACAACCTGGCCTATGCGATCTTCGGCGGCCTGACCCCGATGGTCGTCACGCTGCTGCTCAAGGAAAGCCCGCTGGGCCCGGCCTATTACGTGGCGGTGATCTGCGGGATTGGAATCCTGGTGGGTGGTTATCTTTGGAAGAACGGGCGCTAA
- a CDS encoding phosphate ABC transporter substrate-binding protein PstS family protein, producing the protein MKLKRLMAAMTFVAAGVATANAVAAVDPAIPSYTKTTGVSGNLSSVGSDTLANLMTLWAENYKKEYPNVNIQIQAAGSSTAPPALTEGTANLGPMSRKMKDNELQAFEQKYGYKPTAIPVAVDALAVFVHKDNPIQHLTMEQVDAIFSSTRLCGAKTDVKIWGDLGVTGDLANKPVQLFGRNSVSGTYGYFKEEALCKGDYKANVNEQPGSASVVQSISSSLNGIGYSGIGYKTASVKTVALAKKGSTDFIEDTEENALNGKYPLSRFLYVYVNKAPNKPLAPLEAEFVKLILSKQGQEVVVKDGYIPVPAKVAAKALADLGLAEGSNVAKK; encoded by the coding sequence ATGAAACTGAAGCGTTTGATGGCGGCAATGACCTTTGTCGCCGCTGGCGTTGCGACTGCCAACGCGGTTGCCGCTGTTGACCCTGCGATCCCGAGCTACACCAAGACCACTGGTGTGTCGGGCAACCTGTCCAGCGTCGGCTCCGATACCCTGGCCAACCTGATGACCTTGTGGGCCGAGAACTACAAGAAAGAATACCCGAACGTAAATATCCAGATCCAAGCCGCCGGTTCCTCCACCGCGCCGCCCGCCCTCACCGAAGGCACCGCCAACCTGGGCCCGATGAGCCGCAAGATGAAGGACAACGAGCTGCAGGCCTTCGAACAGAAGTACGGCTACAAGCCAACCGCAATCCCGGTGGCCGTGGACGCCCTGGCGGTATTCGTACACAAGGACAACCCGATCCAGCACCTGACCATGGAACAGGTCGACGCGATCTTCTCGTCCACCCGTCTGTGCGGCGCTAAAACCGACGTGAAGATCTGGGGCGACCTGGGCGTGACCGGCGACCTGGCCAACAAGCCAGTGCAACTGTTCGGCCGTAACTCGGTGTCCGGCACTTACGGCTATTTCAAAGAAGAAGCCCTGTGCAAAGGCGACTACAAGGCAAACGTCAACGAGCAACCTGGTTCGGCGTCGGTGGTGCAGTCCATCAGCTCTTCGCTCAACGGCATCGGTTATTCGGGCATCGGCTACAAGACCGCCAGTGTGAAGACTGTGGCCTTGGCCAAGAAAGGCAGCACTGACTTCATCGAAGACACCGAAGAAAACGCCCTGAACGGCAAGTACCCGCTGTCGCGCTTCCTCTACGTCTACGTCAACAAGGCACCGAACAAGCCTCTGGCCCCGCTGGAAGCCGAGTTCGTGAAGCTGATCCTGTCCAAGCAAGGCCAGGAAGTCGTGGTCAAGGACGGCTACATCCCGGTACCGGCCAAGGTAGCTGCCAAGGCATTGGCTGACCTGGGTCTGGCGGAAGGCAGCAACGTCGCCAAGAAGTAA
- a CDS encoding ABC transporter permease subunit, whose protein sequence is MQDAGKPLMIAIEEQNQVALRVSDKGQALFFDINSGAELRRVNLPIPAGASVTSIGEDQPGSPLVAIGLSNGQALVFRHTYNVTYPDGKKTISPAVEYPYGETPIALNEQGAALEHVSLNATDSTLLLAGSSGAQLQVLSLTREENMMTGETTSEQTRIDLPQMTEPVKNIFVDPRQQWLYVVNGRAQADVFSLRDKSLNGRYKLLENGEAQVTAATQLVGGISLIFGDSRGGLAQWFMARDPDGEQRLKQIRTFQMGTAPIVEITAEERRKGFVALDAAGKLGVFHSTAHRTLLVDQVVDGQGVFGMSPRANRLIVEQGGKLQPLTLDNPHPEVSWSALWSKVWYENYDEPKYVWQSTAANTDFEPKLSLSPLTFGTLKAAFYAMLLAAPLAVAAAIYTAYFMAPGMRRKVKPVIELMEAMPTVILGFFAGLFLAPYVEGHLPGIFSLLMLLPIGILVAGFVFSRLPESIRLKVPEGWESAMLIPVILFVGWLSLYMSPYMEAWFFGGDMRMWISHDLGITYDQRNALVVGLAMGFAVIPNIYSIAEDAVFSVPRGLTLGSLALGATPWQTMTRVVILTASPGIFSALMIGMGRAVGETMIVLMATGNTPVMEMNLFEGLRTLAANVAVEMPESEVGGSHYRVLFLSALVLLLFTFVMNTLAELIRQRLRKKYSSL, encoded by the coding sequence ATGCAAGATGCCGGCAAACCCCTGATGATCGCCATCGAAGAGCAGAACCAAGTCGCCCTGCGGGTTTCCGACAAGGGCCAGGCGCTGTTTTTCGACATCAACAGTGGTGCCGAACTGCGTCGGGTCAATCTGCCGATCCCGGCCGGCGCCAGCGTCACCTCCATTGGCGAAGATCAGCCCGGCAGTCCGCTGGTGGCGATCGGCCTGTCCAACGGCCAGGCGCTGGTGTTCCGTCACACCTATAACGTCACGTACCCGGACGGCAAGAAGACCATCTCGCCTGCCGTCGAATATCCCTATGGCGAGACCCCGATTGCGTTGAACGAGCAGGGCGCGGCACTGGAGCATGTCAGCCTCAACGCCACGGATTCGACCCTGTTGCTGGCCGGTTCCAGCGGTGCCCAGTTGCAGGTGCTGTCCTTGACCCGCGAAGAAAACATGATGACCGGCGAAACCACCAGCGAGCAGACGCGTATCGATCTGCCGCAGATGACGGAGCCGGTGAAGAACATCTTCGTCGACCCGCGCCAGCAATGGCTCTACGTGGTCAATGGGCGCGCCCAGGCCGATGTATTCAGCCTGCGGGACAAGAGCCTGAACGGTCGCTACAAGTTGTTGGAAAACGGCGAAGCCCAAGTCACCGCCGCAACCCAGTTGGTGGGCGGGATTTCGCTGATCTTCGGCGACTCCAGAGGTGGCCTGGCCCAATGGTTCATGGCCCGGGATCCGGACGGTGAGCAGCGCCTGAAGCAGATCCGCACCTTCCAGATGGGCACCGCGCCTATCGTTGAAATCACTGCCGAGGAACGGCGCAAAGGCTTCGTCGCCCTCGATGCGGCCGGCAAGCTCGGTGTGTTCCACAGCACTGCCCATCGCACCTTGCTGGTGGACCAGGTGGTCGACGGCCAAGGCGTGTTCGGCATGTCGCCCCGGGCCAATCGCCTGATCGTGGAGCAGGGCGGCAAGCTGCAGCCGCTGACGCTGGACAACCCGCACCCGGAAGTCTCGTGGAGCGCGTTGTGGAGCAAGGTCTGGTACGAAAACTACGACGAGCCTAAATACGTCTGGCAATCGACTGCCGCCAACACCGACTTCGAACCCAAGCTGAGCCTCTCGCCGCTGACCTTCGGTACCCTCAAGGCCGCGTTCTACGCGATGCTGCTGGCCGCTCCGCTGGCGGTTGCCGCGGCGATCTACACCGCCTATTTCATGGCCCCGGGCATGCGCCGCAAGGTCAAGCCGGTGATCGAGTTGATGGAAGCGATGCCGACGGTGATCCTCGGTTTCTTCGCGGGCCTGTTCCTGGCGCCGTATGTTGAAGGGCACCTGCCGGGCATCTTCAGCCTGTTGATGTTGCTGCCGATCGGCATCCTGGTGGCCGGTTTCGTCTTCAGTCGCCTGCCTGAATCCATTCGCCTGAAGGTGCCGGAAGGCTGGGAAAGCGCGATGCTGATCCCGGTGATCCTGTTCGTCGGCTGGCTCTCGCTGTACATGAGCCCGTACATGGAGGCCTGGTTCTTCGGCGGCGACATGCGCATGTGGATCTCCCATGACCTGGGCATCACCTATGACCAGCGCAACGCTCTGGTGGTTGGCCTGGCGATGGGCTTCGCGGTTATCCCGAACATTTATTCCATTGCCGAAGACGCCGTATTCAGCGTGCCACGCGGCCTGACCCTGGGCTCCCTGGCCCTTGGCGCCACGCCGTGGCAGACCATGACCCGCGTGGTGATCCTCACCGCCAGCCCAGGTATTTTCTCGGCGCTGATGATCGGCATGGGCCGTGCGGTGGGCGAAACGATGATCGTGCTGATGGCCACCGGCAACACGCCGGTCATGGAAATGAACCTGTTCGAAGGCCTGCGCACCCTGGCGGCCAACGTGGCGGTGGAAATGCCCGAATCGGAAGTCGGCGGCAGCCATTACCGCGTGCTGTTCCTGTCGGCGCTGGTGCTGCTGTTGTTCACCTTCGTCATGAACACCCTCGCCGAGCTGATCCGTCAGCGTCTGCGCAAGAAATATTCGTCGCTTTAA
- the pstB gene encoding phosphate ABC transporter ATP-binding protein PstB yields MQHEVQARGINMSALGRDKQSLDLAQETVAIEVPGLSLFYGQKQALYDVSLNIPKQRVTAFIGPSGCGKSTLLRTFNRMNDLVDGCRVEGEINLYGNNIYRKGEDVAELRRRVGMVFQKPNPFPKTIYENVVYGLRIQGINKKRILDEAVEWALKGAALWDEVKDRLHESALGLSGGQQQRLVIARTIAVEPEVLLLDEPCSALDPISTLKVEELIYELKSKFTIVIVTHNMQQAARVSDYTAFMYMGKLVEFGDTDTLFTNPAKKQTEDYITGRYG; encoded by the coding sequence ATGCAACACGAAGTACAAGCACGCGGCATCAACATGTCGGCCCTGGGTCGCGACAAGCAGAGCCTGGACCTGGCGCAGGAAACCGTCGCCATCGAAGTGCCGGGCCTGAGCCTGTTCTACGGCCAGAAGCAGGCGCTGTATGACGTCAGCCTGAACATCCCGAAACAACGCGTCACCGCGTTCATCGGTCCGTCGGGCTGCGGCAAGTCGACTTTGCTGCGCACCTTCAACCGCATGAACGACCTGGTGGACGGCTGCCGCGTGGAGGGTGAAATCAACCTCTACGGCAACAACATCTACCGCAAGGGCGAGGACGTGGCCGAGCTGCGTCGTCGCGTGGGCATGGTGTTCCAGAAGCCCAACCCATTCCCCAAGACCATCTATGAAAACGTGGTCTACGGCCTGCGCATCCAAGGCATCAACAAGAAGCGTATCCTCGACGAAGCGGTGGAGTGGGCCCTCAAGGGCGCGGCGCTGTGGGATGAGGTCAAGGATCGCCTGCATGAGTCGGCACTGGGCTTGTCCGGTGGTCAACAGCAGCGCCTGGTGATTGCCCGCACCATCGCGGTGGAGCCGGAAGTGTTGCTGCTCGACGAACCTTGCTCGGCCCTGGACCCGATCTCGACCTTGAAAGTCGAGGAATTGATCTACGAACTCAAGTCCAAGTTCACCATTGTCATCGTGACCCACAACATGCAGCAGGCGGCGCGGGTGTCCGACTACACCGCGTTCATGTACATGGGCAAACTGGTGGAATTCGGCGACACCGACACCTTGTTCACCAATCCGGCCAAGAAGCAGACCGAAGACTACATTACCGGTCGCTATGGCTAG
- the phoU gene encoding phosphate signaling complex protein PhoU, with product MISKEGLTHHISAQFNAELEEVRSHLLAMGGLVEKQVNDAVTALIEADSGLAQQVREIDDQINQMERNIDEECLRILARRQPAASDLRLIISISKSVIDLERIGDEATKIARRAIQLCEEGEAPRGYVEVRHIGDQVRNMVRDALDAFARFDADLALSVAQYDKIIDREYKTALRELATYMMEDPRSISRVLSIIWVLRSLERIGDHARNISELVIYLVRGTDVRHLGLKRMKEEVEGTLSETANVPGEADDK from the coding sequence ATGATTTCGAAGGAAGGCCTTACCCACCACATTTCCGCACAGTTCAACGCCGAGCTGGAGGAGGTGCGCAGCCACCTGCTGGCCATGGGCGGCCTGGTGGAAAAACAGGTCAACGACGCGGTCACCGCGCTGATCGAGGCCGACTCCGGCCTGGCCCAGCAAGTGCGTGAGATCGACGACCAGATCAACCAGATGGAACGCAACATCGACGAGGAATGCCTGCGCATCCTGGCCCGTCGCCAGCCGGCCGCTTCCGACCTGCGGCTGATCATCAGCATCTCCAAGTCGGTGATCGACCTGGAGCGGATCGGCGACGAAGCCACCAAGATCGCCCGCCGCGCCATCCAGTTGTGCGAAGAAGGCGAAGCGCCGCGCGGTTACGTCGAGGTGCGCCACATCGGCGACCAGGTGCGCAATATGGTTCGCGATGCCCTGGACGCCTTTGCCCGCTTCGACGCCGATCTGGCATTGTCGGTGGCCCAGTACGACAAGATCATCGACCGCGAGTACAAGACCGCCCTGCGTGAGTTGGCGACCTACATGATGGAGGACCCGCGCTCGATCTCGCGGGTGCTGAGCATCATCTGGGTGCTGCGCTCTCTGGAGCGTATCGGCGATCATGCGCGCAACATCTCGGAACTTGTGATCTATCTGGTGCGCGGCACCGATGTCCGTCATTTGGGCCTCAAGCGCATGAAGGAAGAAGTTGAGGGCACCTTGTCCGAAACCGCTAATGTTCCGGGCGAAGCTGACGATAAGTAA
- a CDS encoding hemolysin family protein yields MDPSPGLSLVTLFAEFGMILFALILVLLNGFFVAAEFAMVKLRSTRVEAIAEQNGWRGHILRTVHSQLDAYLSACQLGITLASLGLGWVGEPAFAHILEPLLGAVGVQSPEVIKGVSFFTAFFIISYLHIVVGELAPKSWAIRKPELLSLWTAVPLYLFYWAMYPAIYLLNASANAILRIAGQGEPGPHHEHHYSREELKLILHSSRGQDPSDQGMRVLASAVEMGELEVVDWANSREDLVTLEFNAPLKEILAMFRRHKFSRYPVYDSERQEFVGLLHIKDLLLELAALDHIPESFNLAELTRPLERVSRHMPLSQLLEQFRKGGSHFAVVEEADGNIIGYLTMEDVLEVLVGDIQDEHRKAERGILAYQPGKLLVRGDTPLFKVERLLGIDLDHVEAETLAGLVYETLKRVPEEEEVLEVEGLRIIIKKMKGPKIILAKVLMLD; encoded by the coding sequence ATGGACCCTTCCCCTGGCTTGTCCCTCGTAACACTCTTCGCCGAATTCGGCATGATTCTTTTTGCTCTGATCCTGGTTCTGCTCAACGGTTTTTTCGTTGCGGCCGAGTTTGCCATGGTCAAGCTGCGCTCGACCCGGGTCGAGGCCATTGCCGAGCAGAACGGCTGGCGCGGGCATATCCTGCGCACCGTCCACAGCCAGCTCGACGCCTACCTGTCGGCGTGCCAGCTGGGCATCACCCTCGCCTCCCTGGGCCTGGGCTGGGTCGGTGAGCCGGCGTTCGCACACATTCTCGAACCACTGCTGGGCGCGGTCGGCGTTCAGTCGCCGGAAGTGATAAAAGGCGTGTCGTTCTTCACCGCGTTCTTCATCATTTCGTACCTGCACATCGTCGTCGGCGAGCTGGCGCCCAAGTCCTGGGCGATCCGCAAGCCTGAGTTGCTGTCGCTGTGGACCGCCGTGCCGCTGTACCTGTTCTACTGGGCCATGTACCCGGCAATCTACCTGCTCAACGCCAGCGCCAACGCCATCTTGCGCATCGCTGGTCAGGGCGAACCCGGCCCGCACCACGAGCATCACTACAGCCGTGAAGAACTGAAGCTGATCCTGCACTCCAGCCGTGGCCAGGACCCGAGCGACCAGGGCATGCGCGTGCTGGCTTCGGCCGTGGAAATGGGCGAGCTGGAAGTGGTGGACTGGGCCAACTCCCGGGAAGACCTGGTGACACTGGAGTTCAATGCGCCGCTCAAGGAAATCCTGGCGATGTTCCGTCGCCACAAGTTCAGCCGCTATCCGGTGTATGACAGCGAGCGACAGGAGTTCGTCGGTCTGTTGCACATCAAGGACCTGTTGCTGGAACTGGCGGCCCTGGACCACATCCCCGAGTCGTTCAACCTGGCTGAACTGACCCGGCCGCTGGAGCGGGTGTCGCGGCACATGCCGCTGTCGCAATTGCTCGAGCAGTTCCGCAAGGGCGGCTCGCATTTCGCCGTGGTCGAGGAAGCCGACGGCAACATCATCGGCTACCTGACCATGGAAGACGTGTTGGAAGTGCTGGTGGGTGACATTCAGGACGAACACCGCAAGGCCGAACGCGGCATCCTGGCCTACCAGCCGGGCAAGCTGCTGGTACGCGGCGACACGCCGTTGTTCAAGGTCGAACGGCTGCTGGGGATCGACCTGGACCACGTCGAAGCCGAGACATTGGCCGGTCTGGTCTACGAAACCCTCAAGCGGGTGCCGGAAGAGGAAGAGGTGCTGGAAGTCGAAGGGCTGCGGATCATCATCAAGAAGATGAAAGGGCCCAAGATCATCCTGGCGAAGGTATTGATGCTCGATTGA
- the pstA gene encoding phosphate ABC transporter permease PstA, with the protein MKQNSLKGWFKSGAPGVWISGGAVSIAVIMTIGLLAVIAVRGLGHFWPADLIHANYNVPGMPAHLVVGEVVQKEEVPRERLKSAGLPVPDEGPEFMTRELVKVGNRDLNGTDFTWIVGDWLTNQTTPPELMAIERREWGNFYGYLVNVKEDGKVIAEGEAAWPQLQARVQRVNQLAGELKTLEKVDIGAINAGLERIRLHGRKLELDGKLDATAQADLEGERAELNARYKDIEARLSDLHAQFNRDSLTARDANGKEVEIGIGKVVHAYQPNAMGTFTKLGFYFSKVWEFLSDDPREANTEGGIFPAIFGTVMMTLIMAMIVTPFGVLAAVYLREYARQGPMTRLIRIAVNNLAGVPAIVYGVFGLGFFVYVLGGSLDRLFFPEALPAPTFGTPGLLWASLTLALLAVPVVIVATEEGLARIPRTVREGSLALGATKAETLWKIVLPMASPAMMTGMILAVARAAGEVAPLMLVGVVKLAPSLPLDGNYPYLHLDQKIMHLGFHIYDVGFQSPNVEAARPLVYATALLLVLVIATLNLSAVWIRNHLREKYKALDS; encoded by the coding sequence GTGAAACAGAACTCCCTGAAAGGATGGTTCAAGAGCGGCGCCCCCGGCGTCTGGATCAGCGGTGGCGCGGTGTCCATCGCGGTCATCATGACCATTGGCCTGCTGGCGGTGATCGCTGTGCGCGGCCTGGGTCACTTCTGGCCGGCGGATCTGATCCATGCCAACTACAACGTGCCCGGCATGCCCGCGCACTTGGTGGTGGGCGAAGTGGTGCAGAAAGAAGAAGTACCGCGCGAACGCCTGAAAAGCGCCGGCCTGCCGGTGCCGGACGAAGGCCCTGAGTTCATGACCCGCGAGCTGGTCAAGGTGGGTAACCGGGACCTGAACGGCACCGACTTCACCTGGATCGTCGGCGACTGGCTGACCAACCAGACCACGCCGCCGGAGCTGATGGCCATCGAGCGTCGTGAGTGGGGCAATTTCTACGGCTACCTGGTCAACGTCAAGGAAGACGGCAAGGTCATTGCCGAAGGCGAGGCCGCCTGGCCGCAGCTGCAGGCTCGCGTACAACGCGTCAACCAGCTGGCAGGCGAACTCAAGACCTTGGAAAAAGTTGATATCGGCGCCATCAACGCCGGCCTGGAGCGCATCCGCCTGCACGGGCGCAAACTGGAGCTGGATGGCAAGCTCGACGCCACCGCCCAGGCAGACCTGGAAGGCGAGCGCGCCGAACTCAACGCCCGTTACAAGGACATCGAAGCACGCCTGTCCGACCTGCATGCGCAGTTCAATCGCGACAGCCTGACGGCCCGCGATGCCAACGGCAAGGAAGTGGAAATCGGCATCGGCAAGGTGGTGCACGCCTACCAGCCGAACGCCATGGGCACGTTCACCAAGCTCGGTTTCTATTTCAGCAAGGTCTGGGAATTTCTCAGCGACGATCCTCGCGAAGCCAACACCGAGGGCGGGATCTTCCCGGCTATCTTCGGCACGGTGATGATGACCCTGATCATGGCGATGATCGTGACGCCATTCGGTGTGCTGGCCGCGGTGTACCTGCGTGAATACGCCCGCCAAGGGCCGATGACCCGCCTGATCCGTATCGCGGTGAACAACCTGGCAGGCGTACCGGCCATCGTCTACGGCGTGTTCGGCCTGGGCTTTTTCGTCTACGTGCTGGGTGGCTCGCTCGACCGCTTGTTCTTCCCCGAGGCCTTGCCGGCGCCAACCTTCGGCACCCCGGGGCTGCTCTGGGCTTCCCTGACTTTGGCGCTGCTGGCGGTGCCGGTGGTGATCGTCGCCACCGAGGAAGGCCTGGCGCGGATCCCGCGGACCGTGCGCGAGGGCTCTCTGGCTCTGGGCGCGACCAAGGCCGAGACCTTGTGGAAAATCGTCCTGCCCATGGCGAGCCCGGCCATGATGACCGGCATGATCCTCGCCGTGGCCCGTGCCGCCGGCGAAGTGGCGCCGCTGATGCTGGTGGGCGTGGTGAAACTGGCCCCGTCGCTGCCGCTGGACGGCAACTACCCGTACCTGCACCTTGACCAGAAAATCATGCACTTGGGCTTTCATATCTACGACGTCGGCTTCCAGAGCCCGAACGTCGAAGCGGCACGACCGCTGGTGTACGCCACGGCGCTGTTGCTGGTGCTGGTGATCGCCACGCTCAACCTGTCGGCGGTGTGGATCCGTAACCACCTGCGTGAGAAGTACAAGGCGTTGGATAGTTGA
- a CDS encoding response regulator, producing MSKVSVLVVDDASFIRDLVKKCLRNYFPGIRIEDAVNGKKAQAVLAREAFDLVLCDWEMPEMSGLELLTWCRQQDNLKGMPFVMVTSRGDKENVVQAIQAGVSGYVSKPFTNEQLLTKVKQALHKVGKLDTLMNSAPTKMNSAFGNDSLSALTGGKAAPVAAAAPAVNPFAKPAAVAAAPAAAPAAAPARGLLNSPPVKAPAASAAPAGNRGQGQLRLSSGTQPCVIKALSLKEALLVVKRSDTLPQVLEGAVLDMEQGDNAETARLNGYLHAIVAHEQTPDSEWLQLTFRFVDKDPQKLDYISRLIARGTAQKHFVPGA from the coding sequence ATGAGTAAGGTCAGTGTGTTGGTCGTGGACGATGCTTCGTTCATTCGTGACCTGGTGAAGAAGTGCCTGCGCAACTACTTCCCGGGCATCCGCATCGAGGACGCGGTGAACGGCAAGAAAGCCCAGGCTGTGCTGGCTCGCGAGGCGTTCGACCTGGTGCTGTGCGATTGGGAAATGCCGGAGATGTCCGGCCTGGAACTGCTGACCTGGTGCCGCCAGCAGGATAACCTCAAGGGCATGCCGTTCGTGATGGTTACCAGCCGCGGCGACAAGGAAAACGTGGTCCAGGCGATCCAGGCCGGCGTTTCCGGCTACGTCAGCAAGCCGTTCACCAACGAACAGTTGCTGACCAAGGTCAAACAGGCCCTGCACAAAGTCGGCAAGCTCGACACCCTGATGAACAGCGCGCCAACCAAGATGAATTCGGCGTTCGGCAATGATTCCCTCAGCGCTCTTACAGGCGGCAAGGCTGCGCCGGTTGCTGCGGCGGCCCCTGCGGTGAATCCTTTCGCCAAGCCCGCTGCCGTTGCCGCCGCCCCGGCTGCTGCACCCGCCGCTGCACCGGCTCGGGGTCTGCTCAACAGCCCGCCCGTCAAAGCCCCGGCTGCCTCGGCCGCGCCGGCCGGCAACCGTGGCCAGGGCCAGTTGCGCCTGTCCAGCGGCACCCAGCCATGCGTGATCAAGGCCCTGAGCCTCAAGGAAGCGCTGCTGGTGGTCAAGCGCTCCGACACCCTGCCGCAAGTGCTCGAAGGCGCGGTGCTGGACATGGAGCAGGGTGACAACGCCGAGACCGCTCGTCTGAACGGTTACCTGCACGCCATCGTCGCCCACGAACAGACTCCCGACAGCGAATGGCTGCAACTGACCTTCCGCTTCGTCGACAAAGACCCGCAGAAACTTGACTACATCTCCCGCCTGATCGCCCGCGGCACCGCGCAGAAGCACTTCGTTCCGGGCGCCTGA
- a CDS encoding peptidoglycan DD-metalloendopeptidase family protein has protein sequence MLAHLLFACGLVLASTSAAAMTIYKSTDANGVVSYSDRPSRGAQVFVFRDRMVERLERQVFLDIQKHKGADAVFVRNDLYAPVEIELSFAGLKNVSGAPSRPIRRVLPARSNLRLALLTATRPGRPLVYTPRFEYSLGDPADAAQAYRYPLPWRGGPFRLSQGANGQYSHYGPKNRYAMDIAMPEGTPIIAARGGVVIKTENQQTGRGDDPSGNFVRVLHDDGTMGVYLHLQKGSVNVREGQRVGVGTPLALSGNTGNSSGPHLHFVVQRNTGLGLVSIPYQFNQPVGELPNFALGKQ, from the coding sequence ATGCTCGCGCACTTGCTGTTTGCCTGTGGTCTTGTCCTGGCCTCCACTTCGGCCGCGGCCATGACGATCTACAAATCCACCGATGCCAATGGCGTGGTGTCCTATAGCGACCGTCCCAGCCGAGGCGCCCAGGTGTTCGTGTTTCGCGACCGCATGGTGGAGCGCCTGGAGCGCCAGGTGTTTCTTGATATCCAGAAGCACAAAGGTGCGGACGCTGTATTCGTGCGCAACGACCTGTACGCGCCGGTGGAGATCGAGTTGAGTTTCGCCGGGCTCAAGAACGTGAGCGGGGCGCCGAGCCGGCCGATTCGCCGGGTGCTGCCGGCGCGCAGTAACCTGCGCCTGGCGTTGCTCACGGCCACCCGGCCAGGCAGGCCGCTGGTGTATACCCCGAGGTTCGAATACTCCCTGGGTGACCCTGCGGACGCGGCGCAGGCCTATCGTTACCCGTTACCCTGGCGAGGCGGGCCGTTCCGGTTGAGCCAGGGTGCCAACGGCCAATACAGTCACTACGGCCCGAAAAACCGCTACGCCATGGACATCGCCATGCCCGAAGGCACGCCGATCATCGCGGCGCGGGGCGGTGTAGTGATCAAGACGGAAAACCAGCAGACCGGTCGTGGCGATGATCCCTCGGGCAACTTCGTGCGGGTGCTGCACGATGACGGGACCATGGGCGTCTACCTGCATCTGCAAAAAGGTTCGGTGAATGTGCGGGAAGGGCAGCGTGTCGGGGTGGGCACGCCCTTGGCATTGTCGGGCAACACCGGCAACAGCTCCGGCCCGCACCTGCATTTCGTGGTGCAGCGCAATACCGGGCTGGGGCTGGTGTCGATTCCCTACCAGTTCAATCAACCGGTGGGGGAGCTGCCCAACTTTGCGCTGGGCAAGCAATAG